TGCTGAAAGAGCGCTGTTCTCCCCAGCAACACCACTATGACTGTTCCTGGACTAACATACTTCTCAGAATGAGGAACATGGCACTAGCCTGTCTGTGGCACAACACTGACTAAATTGCTGGTGTTGAAGAATATCTTTGTTCAGTTGCTGAGCAGCTGTCTTTGTTTGAATCCtccaatgttttattttctactcCTGCCTTTTCTGCCCAACTCTCATAAAATGAAACTCTAATGACAGCTTAAGTCTACGTTattaggaaatttttttttttttgctattatcACAAGCAATATAAGCCCGCATTTTCATCCTTTCCTGGACTGTTTACTGCTTGTGAGATATATTAAAGGAGTAGTAACCTTGGTTAAAGGAGTAGTAACCTTGGTTTCGCCCTGTGAACTGAGAAGGTAGAGTAGTGATCCTCTGCTGAGCTTCTGCAAGCTGTCTTCTTCCTAGGCCGTGGGTTCTGGAGAGCACACAGTCCACATAGATATCCCAGAATAGCTGAGCCAGGTCCCAGAACAGAGCCCCGTGTTTCAAGTTTTCTGATGATTTCAAGAAGATCATGAAGTCCCAAAAGCCACTGACAGAGTCAGAAATGCGAGGCTTCCTCATCTCCAGTAAGACAGCTGAGGATGATTCCCAGCACTGAGGGTCTGCTCGCCCAAGAGTCAGTGGATCAATCTGGCTATGGCAGAGGGATGGTGTCACACAGAACATTCCCATGACTAACAGAGAGTAGGTGAGCCTCATGTTGCAGCGGGTTCTCCCTCTGTTACCAAAATCCATTGTGTCACTGAAACATAGTAAAACCAATACAACTTAAACTTATCACCCTTAGATTCAGGAACAAAGCCCTGTACCTTACACTACACAGAAGGCACTAGATGTTGATAGTAGTTTATCCATTCTTTAAAAATCCAAATATGCTTTCTTGTATAAATACAGTGGAATTGCATTATTCTGTGCTTCAGAAGCATGTGTTAAAACTGTTACAGTTGTTAACAACAGATCCCTGTGATAAACTCATTTATCTCTAAGTTCTTCATATTGAAAGTTTTTGGCAGATTTGCAGATCCTTAAACTTTTCCAGTAAAGATctgttcatttttgtcttttgaaagTCTTGCTTTTCTCCAAGTCCTTTAGAATAGTCTACAGACTCCCAGGGATCTGCAGGTGCAGGCAGAAAACTGTTGAAAGCATGTTCTAATGAAGTAATGGGAGTTTGCAAAATCATCCATTGAGCAGGAGTGTTTTACCTGCTAAAATGCAGAATGATTCTGAAAAGAGGGTATAGCAAAGACACAGTACAGCATCTGTATCATACAGCATGTATATATTCATGTATATAAATGTACAGATGCTTATATATCAATGATAATTGATCTATAATAACTGAGCATTTCGCATCCTGAAACTTCATAAGCAGCACCTACAGAGGGAGAAATCTGGAGCACAATAACCTTTTGGGGACAGAAAGGCCCAGTAGTCTCCATCAGATTTCATTTATAGCACCTGCTTCTGTCGTGTATTTTCTAACATGTTGCTAGTGTTATTTCTGATGTGGAACAAGTTTGGGGTTTATTCTTAGTTTAGATCATGGTGTGAGGAGAACATCCTGTTTGTAGAAACAAGCATCTGAGTTTTTAGCACAAACAACtctgtttaaaagcaaaagctcAGCACGTGTTGTGTTGTGGTCTTGGTTTGATCGTTTAGAGAGGGTAACTGGTTGTGTGTGGGGttgagggttttgttttttttttgcttttaatggaGAAAGGAGAAGCTACCTCTTTTAACCAGCTTAACTTAATCAGCGACTCTTCCATGAGTGCTCatgtaaaacaaaagcagtgtcTTTCTACTCTGCGAAGAaagatgtcagaggcagatgtgtGCAGACAGAGggattgtgtgtgtgtgaaagtAGCCTGGCCACAGCCTGTGTGCAAGACCAGGGAAGGCTAAGCTGCTTTTTTTGAGTGTATATTATTGCAGGTCTGAAGGGCTCTTCTGCGATTTTAGTCCTGACAGTGATGCTCTTCTCTAGCAACCAGTCTGCTTCCATGGTCAAGTTCTGAGAACTTTGGAGGTATTTAATTGTTAGCAGTTGGAGAATAAATTCTCTATTCAGTTTGAATTAGGATCTAGTGAGAAAAGTTGACTCGACAGCCTTGGATCTCAAACTTGCATTTAATGAAGAGGGATAGAACACGCTTCCCATGCTGCTCGGACAGTCGTTAGTAACAGCACCAACCTTGTGCAGCTACCAGGATCTCCAGAAGCGTAATTCCCCTGTACCCTACTGCTCAAGGCAGGTTTGGATTGCTTTTTGAGAGGCAAATCTGAGGACATCTGTAAATCACTAGTTCATTCCTCCTAGTGTGTGCATCAGAGCCCTTCCAATGGGCAGCAGGCACCTGTGTCTGTGCACCTTGTAATGCACATATATCTGCTTACCTTGACTTTTTAGAGAGGCATAACTAACTTAGCTTAGTAAgattctttttaagaaaaacttgaaagaaaCATAACTTAAGAATAACTGAGGGAAACCTAAGCAAATAGTTCAGACTAAGGAGTTATACTAAAATTGATTAACTGTCATTTGGGCAGGGGCTATATCATTGGCTGCTTTGCCTTCCCCGCCTCCCCCTAATCCCCTTTTGCAAACATTCTAAGTTACAGAGCTGGGCAANNNNNNNNNNNNNNNNNNNNNNNNNNNNNNNNNNNNNNNNNNNNNNNNNNNNNNNNNNNNNNNNNNNNNNNNNNNNNNNNNNNNNNNNNNNNNNNNNNNNNNNNNNNNNNNNNNNNNNNNNNNNNNNNNNNNNNNNNNNNNNNNNNNNNNNNNNNNNNNNNNNNNNNNNNNNNNNNNNNNNNNNNNNNNNNNNNNNNNNNNNNNNNNNNNNNNNNNNNNNNNNNNNNNNNNNNNNNNNNNNNNNNNNNNNNNNNNNNNNNNNNNNNNNNNNNNNNNNNNNNNNNNNNNNNNNNNNNNNNNNNNNNNNNNNNNNNNNNNNNNNNNNNNNNNNNNNNNNNNNNNNNNNNNNNNNNNNNNNNNNNNNNNNNNNNNNNNNNNNNNNNNNNNNNNNNNNNNNNNNNNNNNNNNNNNNNNNNNNNNNNNNNNNNNNNNNNNNNNNNNNNNNNNNNNNNNNNNNNNNNNNNNNNNNNNNNNNNNNNNNNNNNNNNNNNNNNNNNNNNNNNNNNNNNNNNNNNNNNNNNNNNNNNNNNNNNNNNNNNNNNNNNNNNNGCATCCCGGCTTACTTTCTACGTCAGGACTCGGGGAAAAGCCCCCACCCCCAGAGCCCTGGCCGCTGTTCCTGGGCATTCGCcgcttcttccctccctccccttcccccccacgAGAAAATGGGCTGCTATAAGGCGTGCTCCGCTCGTCTGCCCCGCCGGAGGGGGTTGCCGGTGAAGAACGGTCCCTGAGCCGGTACTTGCCCGAGCGGCAGCCCTTTCCTTGTCCTCTCTCCCAGCAGTGATGTACTGAGGGTAAGAAGGAGGTCCCCATGCTGGAGCTCCAATTGTCTGGACCAGGCTCAGCCACCAAGTCATCTTTTTTGCTGTGCGTGGCTGCCAGAGGTGTCCCCTTCCTGTcctccatccttctctctgGGGAAGGATTCTGTGGCACATCTAGTGGTATCTGCCACCTGGATTTCAGCAGCAGGTCCTGCTCCACCCAGGTGGAGGTCCTGAAAAGAACCCAGTAAAGGAATTAACTGCAGCCACGAGGCTGAGCTGCTCGTCGCAGCTCAATTCACACAAGTCTATGTAAATGAGAGCCACCCAGGCTGCATGCTCTCCAAAAGGGCAGGGCTCAGGctacattttttccacataaaaataataataatgtggTCCACTGCTGTTGCGCTTCCTCTCTGTGAGGTTCTCAGCTGTATCCCCTTTCTactgtgctcagctctgcaagTCGTAACCCTACCCATGTTCAGTGTGTGCGCCGCAGCTGTCCCATGATGTGCATAAACCACACAGTACAAATAGCTGGTGTGCTCCAGGATCAGGCTATTGACTAGCGTCCAACATAACTTGTTCTAGCTACTTGAAGTAAATAGGGCGAGTGACATCGTTCTTTTTCATAACTCTGTGTTGTCTACAGGCCAAATTATGTagcatgctgctggctgtcTGAAGTCAGTGCAGCTGCACCAATCCATACCAGTTGGGAAGCAATACTTTTTTCAAGACTAACTGGCAGCTCCTTTCTGTCATGGTGCTTTTAACCATAATTCTTTCTCCATGAAGACCTGTGCCTCAGTAGCATCAGGTTTATCTTTGAAGTCAGTGAGGCCAGCTATTTTATACCAGCTGAGAAGTTGGCCTATagcagtgattatttttttctgttacttatCTGTATATTTACAATTTGCATATTTCTGTGAATTTAGTTCATATGAACGGAGAAGCACATTCTTTTCCTAACTCAGAATTTTACAGTGTCTCCATAAGAATAAATAGTTATTCTTCTGgtgctttatttcttattcagtCTCATTCAATCCATATGAGAGTGAATGGTGTGtaaaaagtattcttttttaacagaagcaaaatgaacttctgagtagtgagaaaacatctgacCTGAACCAATATTTAACCATCTTGTAGGACTTTGGCAAATTTGCAAATGttccatgtattttttttcaagaagtgTTGAGTTGGGAATGAGGAAATGGGAGGCACCAAGTGCTAACAGAGACTTCAAGAGGCAGCAAAGTGCAATACCTTGCCTTtgagacatagaatcatagaatggtctgggttgaaaaggaccacagtgatcatctagtttcaaccccctgttatgtgcagggtcaccaaccatgCAAAATGGATAGCAGGGAAAGTCATAGGAACgaaaatgcagaaaactgcCAAAGTGAGAGTGACAAGGGTTGTACTAGATCCTTACTTACTAAAGTTCTTCAACAAGAGGAAAACCTATTTTGCCCATGATCCATTGCAGCAGTGTGTTATTGGAGACATTGTTCTTCTTAAAGTCTTTTTTTATGAAGGAGGAATTACCCTCCTTCATAATTTGCTGAGttgttggggggaaaaaaagtgtaacACCTGATAAAAGAGGGAAGGTCTCTTATTCCATGATGGAACTCcaatatttctgctttgtacTGTTATCAAGCACAGGTTATTCCAGTAGTCTGTTTTCTCTCAGGTTCTGGGAATAAAGGGATCCTCAAGCATTTGTAAAGTCAGCTCTGTAGGAGCTGACTTTGGGCCTTTGTGCTTTCTGGAGCCCCCTTAGCAAGTGGAAGAATTGAGTAACAAGCATGTTTCTCTTAGCCTTTGTGTGTGAGGGTTGAGCTGgttaagagaaaatagaaagctTTGCTGTAAGATGTGGGTGTTGTGATGCAACTTGAAGGCAGCTCGAGAGTAGTAAGGGTTCTGAGGCTGCTCTTGTTTATTGTTGGCCTGGGCATGGGAGGCCAGACTAGCATAGGACTAAGATGctatagaaatgttttttacTTGCTGTTGCTAGATCTGTGGTGAAGTACTCTAAGGGCTGCACTCTTTGCTGTGGAGTGTAAAGAAAAAGGCTGcaactgtaaaagaaaatgcagaatatttcTTGAGAGTTGATATATTTCTGCCAAGCTGGAACCTTTCTGGATTCATTGTTAAGAAATGAGTTTATTTAATTGAGTTCCCTTCTTGGGAGCACTTTATCTAGTTTTGGATCAAGAACAACATTAGTTTCATTCCATTCAGAGTTTTTCAGGTAGGCTTAAGGGTGCTGAACTAGGTGTTCTCAGAGAAATGAGAGTCACTGCTCAAGGGGAATACTGCTCCAGATGAAATACTTGGCTCCACAGATACTTCCTGAGCCTACTGTGCTCTGTTCCCTCTGAACCAGAGCACTCACATTCTATTTCTGGGAAAGATGCTTTTGTTAATTGGATTCATCACCTCAACCTTCTAGTGGAGAAGAAACGTAGAATTGAATGAGATGGCAAACCCTTCTATGAGCTCTCAGTAAagctttctgtgctctttttAGGCTATGAATaatctttatttctctgtactGCAGGATGTATTCCCCTGACAGCCAACGTTCGTGTCCTCAGTGGATCTCCATAGCTTATGAATAAATTTAATTCAGATAGTCTGTAGATCATATCCAGAGTCATTTGCAAAAGGTGACTTTTATCAAGAAGAGTTTCTTCTTGAATGCACAGCTGAGAGAGAGATTTCAGGTCCTTCAACACTACAGAAATCATGTTTAACTTATAAGTATAAGCTAAAATGATCAGACTGTAGGAGTAGGAAGTAAGAATAGTTGAATGGCATCTCATGGATATCTGTTTAGAATGGAGTAAGGGCATAAACAGCTATGTACAGTGCCTCTCCCTTCTTGCATTTGCTCCCTGCCAGCCTCCAGTGTGGTTTAGCAAGGGCTTACAGTTGCTTGAGCAATGTAAGCATTTTTACAGATTTCTAAATAATTACATTCAGCACTGAGTCTGAGAGGCAGCAAAGTATGATGGTACTTGCACTGCATCCCTTGCCTGTGGTTCCTGTGAGCAGTCAGGTGTAAAgttaatattaaattttataAGATGATGTTGCCTTAAATGTGTCTCATTGCTTAGATGAGAAAGTAAGAAATACTTTTagctgaaatttcattttttgcttctctgGGTTCCTTATTATCCAAACTTTTTAATGAAATCCAGCCTAGTTGACAGCAAATAAAAAACTTGTGATTCTTTGGGATTCCCCCCTTCCAAGATCTGTTGGGTTTTAGTACATAGAAGAGACTTCTTTGCCCCCTGCTCtcttttaaaatcttcaaaGGCAAAATGGGGATCTAACTCCCACTTATACCTTTGCAAATTCTCTTTTAAGCAGGAGATAAAAATTGGCTCCCTGACAAAAATAACTAAGAGCTTCTTGGAAATGAAATACTTATGCTCAGTCCAAAGTCTGTTTGtggatattttttattaatttttaaaatgttatttagaGGGCTTCAAGTCAGGACATGGAGTTTCACTACTGCCTAGTAAAGGAAAGTGAAAGTCTCTGAATTCAGAACTTGTTTGAAAAGTTGTGTGACTCTTTCAAACAATTAATTTCTGCTAGAAGGTCAAATAGTGAGAAGCCTATATCCTATTAACAGGAGATTGAGATTCCATAAATGGAAAGAGgggcaaaaatgaaaaaaattcttcatcaAATGATTTGCTTATGCCTACCTATATCCCTTGTGTAACTTGATAAATAGGCTGTGTTGGTCCTAGTGTTGTATCAAAGAATGGTACTTATGCTTTTAATGCCAAGtgcctctctttttttttatttttttcctctcctgtatCTGCTTTCAAAAGGTGGACAAACATACCTGCCATCTACCTATCTACCTACCTATCTACCTATCTGCCTgcctacctacctacctatcTATCTATTAAGAGACCAGGTTGAACGgtggcctgggcagcctggtctagacCTAGATCTGGAcgttggtggtcctgcctgtggcaagagGGTTGGAaattgatgatccttggggcCCCgtccaacccaagccattctatgattctattctatgattctatgatacacaCATGGACAGATTATTTACAGAGGACTGTGCTGGCTCTGCTTGATTGTTACCTCTGTGTGCAACAAGAGGTAATGTGTTTGGGGCATGCAAGTATGACAAAGATTCATTATCTATCTATAATGTCCTGCTGAGTTCTGTAGATATTTGTCCCATTATACCTACGGCATTACATGAAGCAGGAAGTGCCTAAAGAAACCTGAAGATGATGTGTAATCAAGTTGAGAAGGCCGTGTATCTGTACTTGCAGACAGTTATAAAGTGAGATCTAATTCTACCTCTCTAAAGCAAACTGCCAAGCAAGTTGCTTGTGATAAATGGTTAATGTGGCTactgaaaattttcctttttaaagctgTGGAGGGCATTGTTGTAATTGAGTCTGAGACTTGTTTGAGCTAAAGCCAGCAGCCAAAATCCCAGGGTGAATTTTATCCCGTCCTAGGATTTTTATTGGAATAATTTGAAGTTGACTCTTGACTACTGGTGGGTGTACCGCAGTACTGGTCTTATTTGTGGAGTTTCTTTGTTTATGTCCAACTCATTTTGCTCAGACTTATATTTTATCTTTGATTTCACAGTAATCTCATTCTTTTTGCTCAGTTGGGTCCTCTGGATACAGCAATACTCTTTCAGTTTTGTACAGTCTGGCAGATCACACCGGGGACTTTGCCTACCCATTGCCCCGTGTTGCAAGGTCATTATTTAAAGCCATTAGCAGGGCTAGACTGAGGGACAGTGGGGGCACAGCCTTGTCATTCTTCTAAGTGAAAGTGTCCTGTGAGCATCCATTGAGATTATATGTTTGTGCTCTCTGGCAGCAAATGACATGGGCTGGGACCCGTTATGTCTGTTTTTAAGCTATTCTCTTAGAAGTCACATTTCTAATCAACACCCCAGTTTCTCCTGTGGTGCAAGCTGGTGGATTAAACTGCAGGCATCACATTTGACAACCCCACACTGCTCCTACTGATCCTTTGGACCTAATTCTCTGATGAAATGGCCCTCACGAAGGGCAGGGTACCATAGCTTCTGGTGTGGATACTTGGGTTGAAGCACATCTGTTATTAGCATCAGGTTGTGAGTTGTGGCTTTTTCTAGCCAAGGCTTTAAAGGTCTCCACAGGTGAAATTTCAGCAGTCTCACTAGTTACTTGTTCCAGTGCGATGCAGTGCTGCCAGTGGAAACTTTTTTTACCAGCTATTTAGATTGTTTCCTAGTCTTTTGCTCTGTTACCCCACAATAACTCTACCAAGAAAACCTTGGCTCTATTATCTTTCCAGTCATTTTAAGAGAAGTTACAGGAAGTTATTAGATCATTAGTCGTCTTTGTTGGCTGCACCTTAGCTGTTTCAAAATGCCAATGTTCAGGAATTTCTTTCCTGATGTACCTTATATCTAGGTGTTCTTGCTTATAACTTTTgaaagcaatattttcattgctgttaAGCCCCATCTGTAAAACTGCCTAGACTGTGAAGTctaatttcatatttcattcCTAGTTTATTTGTATGCCTATGCTTTTGTGACATTTCAGGAGTTTAGAACATAGCTTGAGTTACAGGCAAGTGTTTGTGATATTTGCCTGGAATACCGTTGTGTGTTGCTGGTTGCTACTAATTGGTACTTGCTTGAATACTTGGAGTAACATGCATGCAGGTCTGTGAGCTGGTGCAGCACTTTGTGCTTCATGTGAGCAGATCAGTTCTGAGCATGTATAATGGAGCGTGGGTGGAGCATGCATTCTGTAGCTCTTTATTAAGAAATCtgtcttttttaaaagtaaaaagttattttctcttcttatcTACCAGCTGTCACATGTGAGCAGCTCTGTCACCATGAGTGTGTTTGGAGCTTCTTCCCAAGAGCAAATTTAGATGCTATTAGTCCTATATTGAAGTGTCGTCTTCACTGATGCTGATTATAAATAAATTtgtgaaaaagataaatatttcttgtaggaaatgtatttaaattaaaatttggGAAGTCACCCAGAGCAGGTATTTTGTAAGTGCAAACTAAGGAATGTTGGTTAGGAAACTAATACTTAGGCTGATCTGGaaataatgccttctatttatttccatgaaatctACAACAGATACacagagcacaataacactatttgatagagcaaattctcagctacaaaatacaaaatgcataCACTGCCATTAGCTATGCATCTTTACTAGTGATGAACGAGAGCCTGCATGCTATGcttgtaaaaaaacaaacaaaaaaaccatccTGCACCAACAGAGGTGACCtcctgttgccactgctgaaatgcaccacccactg
Above is a genomic segment from Meleagris gallopavo isolate NT-WF06-2002-E0010 breed Aviagen turkey brand Nicholas breeding stock chromosome 7, Turkey_5.1, whole genome shotgun sequence containing:
- the FAM237A gene encoding protein FAM237A isoform X1; amino-acid sequence: MDFGNRGRTRCNMRLTYSLLVMGMFCVTPSLCHSQIDPLTLGRADPQCWESSSAVLLEMRKPRISDSVSGFWDFMIFLKSSENLKHGALFWDLAQLFWDIYVDCVLSRTHGLGRRQLAEAQQRITTLPSQFTGRNQGYYSFNQGMFAYIQRSPVLRKKDLFEDLIKNHKHKSKSTLLGRIIGS
- the FAM237A gene encoding protein FAM237A isoform X2, with the protein product MDFGNRGRTRCNMRLTYSLLVMGMFCVTPSLCHSQIDPLTLGRADPQCWESSSAVLLEMRKPRISDSVSGFWDFMIFLKSSENLKHGALFWDLAQLFWDIYVDCVLSRTHGLGRRQLAEAQQRITTLPSQFTGRNQGMFAYIQRSPVLRKKDLFEDLIKNHKHKSKSTLLGRIIGS